ttataatttattcctCTAAAAACTAAAAGCTATTGAAGTATTTCTTCTAAAGAGATTTACAAGATGTTTTAAACAAGTTAGAAAATCCtacatctataaaaaaaaaaaaaaaaaaaaacaactaagacttttcaaagtatataaaaaaatgaagataataaattcaaaaaactaaaaaaaaataacaaaattgatcAAGACAACAATTTATAggcttaattttaaaagatataatggTCCAATAAATCAACGAATTAactctttcttaaaaaaattattaataaaatcacttgacaaaattttaaactcaatttaataaGTAAATCTCTCGTCAACTCTATTTTAAGCATAGTCTCACACAAAAATAAAGTTCCTTTTGCATTTAGATTTTTGCTACTAttccataaaatatatatgttagcCATTCAAAAAATCTGCGTAAATCAATATGTCTAAAGAAAAAATCCCCATCCAAATGCTAACTTTTAGTTTTTACAAGCTAGGCCGATTCAACAAATTCTTGATTTCGTCTAATCATTGGAAGGGTAAGTACTCTTGGTATCATTGCTGGCGAATCAAAGTGGACCTTTCTTCACTTTTTCGTATTATCTTCTGCATGCAGAAGGTGATCTTCTTTGTATATCCATGCACATTAATTTAAGGCCAGTGTGTATCTTGTTTGAGCCCGCTTGCAAACACTGTGCTTGGATTCTAAGTAAGAGCACCATTGCTCCTTTTGAGTTCTGGAAATTTCCCTCCATTTTCTATTCTCCTCTATGCTAATAACAGCTCCTTTAGCCATGGTGAAGCTTGTCCTGGCATATTCTATCAGCTGGTTCCTCTCGAGTTGAGGCAAGGTATTGATGCAGTGAATCAGTGAGAACCTCACTTCACTTCGGATTCTATTCATCTATAGCCTACGGGTCTCCTTCTATAAGTGAAAGACCAGCTTGGTGGCAACAACAAAGCTAATTCAAGAAATAAACTGTCACCGTATGTGTTGCACTAAATAAAAGCCTTCTAAAAAGCCTCCCACTGTTGCAACAACAGAGCTACATCCAAGAACCATTTCATAACAATAGTTATGGAATTATCGATAAACATATCCGGACAAGCCTCGAATCAGAGAGACGAGAACGTCCGACAGTGGAAGGCAGAGAGTTTCCCACCGCAAATACCACGTGATGGTGACCCAAAGAAGATGATGGATGAGAAGTTGTACAAATACGCAGAAGAAGACaaatttgatgaattatttgGTGAACTGCGGCGTGTTTCAGCAGCGGAACTATCATCCATCATTTACACACAAGTTAGCCCTTCTGGAAATTCATTGCTTCATGTTTCAGCAAGCAATGGAAGCAAACATGTAACGGAACTCCTTCTACAACACTTCCCGCTTCTAATGATGAGGAAAAACTTCCACGATGATACTGCACTTCATTTAGCAGCCGGAGCTGGACAGCTGGGAACTACAACAGTTCTTATCAACAAGGCAAAAGGCCATGGAGGAGCCAGCCACTTTCCTAACTTTCTGGAGATGAAGAATGATCGAGGAAACACAGCTTTACATGATGCAGTCATTAATGGGCACGACAGTTTGGCCCATTTTCTGGTTTCGGAGAGCTCGAAGCTTTTATATACAGAAAACAATGAACGTAAGTCTCCCTTGTATCTTGCAGTCGAGAATAGCGATGAGAAGATGCTCACTACTCTAATGGATACTATACCTGATGATGTTGATTTACTTAACAAGCTAGAAGGAAAGTCTCCAGTGCACGCCGCTGTCCAGGGAAAAAAGAGaggtaaaatgatttttttcccttctcattCATATATTTTCCCTTCTGACATGCTAGTGTTTCTTTCATTATTTGATCTATTATTCATTCGAGTTAAATAAATTTCAGCAATATTGGAACAAATAGCGAAAAAAAAGCCAGGCCTTTTGCGCCGGAAAGATGAAAAGGGGGAGAATCCACTTCACTGTGCAGCATCCATGGGTTATGTTTGGGAAACTCAATTCCTGTTCGATAAATATCGTGATGGTGCAATCCAGCAAAACGATGAAGGCAACATGCCTATCCATGTTGCTAGCAAAAAAGGCTATGTTGACGTAGTTGATGCATACATTTCCAAGTGGACTTATCCAGCAGAATTTCTCAACAGCAAAAGGCAGAACATTCTACATGTCGCCGCAGAGAGTGGAAGGTATCGAGTGGTGAAGTATATCCTAGGAAATAAGAATCTGGAAGCACTTATAAATAAGCAGGATCTGGATGGAAATACACCTTTGCATTTAGCATCAAAGAATGGCCGATCCATTACAGCATTTACTCTTGTGCGAAACTCTATGGTTATGAAAGACAAAGCCAATGGCGAAAACTTGACACCATATGAGGTTGC
This genomic stretch from Populus alba chromosome 19, ASM523922v2, whole genome shotgun sequence harbors:
- the LOC118038482 gene encoding protein ACCELERATED CELL DEATH 6 produces the protein MELSINISGQASNQRDENVRQWKAESFPPQIPRDGDPKKMMDEKLYKYAEEDKFDELFGELRRVSAAELSSIIYTQVSPSGNSLLHVSASNGSKHVTELLLQHFPLLMMRKNFHDDTALHLAAGAGQLGTTTVLINKAKGHGGASHFPNFLEMKNDRGNTALHDAVINGHDSLAHFLVSESSKLLYTENNERKSPLYLAVENSDEKMLTTLMDTIPDDVDLLNKLEGKSPVHAAVQGKKRAILEQIAKKKPGLLRRKDEKGENPLHCAASMGYVWETQFLFDKYRDGAIQQNDEGNMPIHVASKKGYVDVVDAYISKWTYPAEFLNSKRQNILHVAAESGRYRVVKYILGNKNLEALINKQDLDGNTPLHLASKNGRSITAFTLVRNSMVMKDKANGENLTPYEVAKKQSKMVEAEFSGEPIPNGKDNNVDPKSGDSNPKSDSKREKPQTKDKPDHGVGNQVGPDDRKGGKKNLGFYEAMMTLSILHFWAGPKRSKAEYLRIKGRPLPKEEIKGRIDSLLVVAVLIAGATFAGVLQLPKSGASNITTNSTYNQSISAQNEDILRNVYIFSDMVALNSAVMASIILCWAQLYDVKVAAHAVWLASILTGGAIYWMCIAFVFAVAIDVGKSFAFFVVAIAVGGAFFLFQTLVSIPLIIPPSANQIIERIASPRIYLLIFYLHFVLDCLSFKLKKTEKPQQTTSS